A genomic segment from Canis lupus baileyi chromosome 31, mCanLup2.hap1, whole genome shotgun sequence encodes:
- the LOC140622249 gene encoding ral guanine nucleotide dissociation stimulator-like, producing the protein MFSCCRPTSGGSGSQEPQGCGLFLCCRQWLQHRYQGIRAVIRRRRQSSTRDVGREREEGVVCPTASRSREVPCAANGGQRGLRGAGAAAGQGHQIVLTKLTRTELLEYKVRQLLLALQRRDVIYIFSFLEDYRTFATTDEVLDLLFTEYGCIADAWGNNDVVLQCWKLAISFMMEIWLNYYGDDFHQFPEFPSLIKLLQILRQHMPGTDAHLRALRHLRQFRRLHAAEREAGALARGKHPEPTLQRTPAPTVGPAAPWGLAAGAEGLACDEPPAGEAKPLQIVVTAALQESPAPLGALEEEQAPPPALEVVDVPQPPNSMEQLASGMEQPVEPPEEPAPAPTVEPGEGSGSEGIVAAGDEDLVKAEMLVPEVKVVHVLFEPMVPCPDEEEPPAPMATPEE; encoded by the exons ATGTTCTCTTGCTGCCGGCccacctctgggggctctggctcccaggaaccccaggggtgcGGCTTGTTCCTATGCTGTAGGCAGTGGCTCCAGCATAGGTACCAAGGCATCAGGGCGGTGATCAGGAGGCGCCGTCAG agctccacccgggacgtggggcgcgagcgggaggaaggggtcgtctgccccaccgcctccaggagcagggaggTGCCCTGCGCAGCTAATGGAGGCCAGCGCGGGCTCAgg ggtgCAGGGGCCGCGGCCGGGCAGGGGCATCAGATCGTCCTGACCAAGCTCACCCGGACGGAGCTGCTGGAGTACAAAGTCCGACAACTGCTGCTCGCCTTGCAGCGCAGGGACGTCATCTACATCTTCAGCTTTTTAGAGGATTATCGTACATTCGCCACCACGGACgaggtgctggacctgctgttcaccga GTATGGGTGCATCGCAGATGCGTGGGGTAACAACGATGTGGTCCTGCAGTGctggaaact ggccatctcctTCATGATGGAAATATGGTTGAATTATTATGGGGACGACTTTCATCAGTTCCCAGAATTTCCCTCCCTTATAAAACTCCTCCAAATACTAAGACAGCACATGCCAGGCACAGATGCGCATCTCCGGGCCCTGCGTCACCTGAGGCAATTCAGACGCCTCCATGCAGCGGAGcgagaggctgggg CTTTGGCCCGAGGAAAACACCCTGAACCCACTCTGCAGCGCACCCCAGCTCCGACCGTGGGGCCTGCTGCCCCGTggggcctggctgctggggctgagggcttggcctgCGATGAGCCGCCTGCTGGGGAGGCAAAGCCCCTGCAGATAGTGGTCACTGCTGCCCTGCAGGAGTCCCCTGCACCCCTGGGagccctggaggaggagcaggcgccACCCCCTGCTCTCGAGGTCGTGGATGTGCCCCAGCCACCTAACTCGATGGAGCAACTGGCCTCAGGGATGGAGCAACCCGTTGAGCCACCCGAagagcccgccccagctcccactgTGGAGCCTGGGGAAGGTTCAGGGTCTGAAGGGATAGTGGCTGCTGGAGATGAGGACTTGGTCAAGGCAGAGATGCTGGTTCCTGAGGTGAAGGTGGTGCACGTGCTGTTCGAACCTATGGTTCCCTGCCCCGATGAGGAGGAGCCCCCTGCTCCCATGGCCACCCCGGAGGAGTAG